TCTGAGCGAATCGGAAAAACAGGATCAAACAAAAATGTTTAATACCGGTGTTACATATTTAGAAAATACAGTCAGTGACGTACTTGGAGGAGTTCAAATAGATTATTACCTCGGTATCGATATGGATGCACTCCCTAAAATCGCAGATGTAATGGGCGGTGTGACCATCGATGTTCATCAAAATCTATATGCAAAAAACGGACATGATTATTCAAGTATTAAAATCAAAGAAGGCAAACAAAAGTTAAACGGGGAGCAGCTTTTATATTACAGCAGATACCGTGCATATCCCGACGGAGATATAGGAAGAGTAGCCATCCAGCAAAAAATAATGAAGGCTATTTTCAATGAATTCAAGAGACAAAAAAGTTTTTCAAAAATCCCGCAAATTTACAACCTCGTTCAGGATATGGTCGAAACAGATTTAAAATTTGCACAGATAGCGTCTTTAGGCTTCTCATTTAAAGACTTCAACATAGATGACCTACAGACTTTTACATTACCGGGGAACTTCGGAAATCTCGGAGGAGTATCATACTGGATAGTAAATCAACCTGAAAGAGTCACATTTATAAAGGATCTATTTAATATAGATGCTGAACAACTATCACAGGATCCAAGGAGTGATAAATAATAAAATGCAGATTAATATAAATAGTTTAAATAAAAGCTTTGGAAGCGAACACTTATTTACTATTAATTCACTTATGATAAACGATAAAGATAAGGTGGGCATTGTCGGTCGTAACGGAGCCGGCAAGACCACCTTACTTAATATTATAATGGGTTTGGATGAGGATTATACAGGACATCTATCCAAAATAGACAAAGATAAGATAGGCTTTTTAAGACAGGACTTAAACCTAAACTTAGATAATAATATTTATAATGAAGTACTATTAGGAGCAGAAAAATACACAAAAAAAGAAGAAGAAATAGAAAATATTTCTATGCTTATAGATTTTGAAAAAGATAAAGAAAAACTTAATAAGTTAAATGAGCAATACCATGAACTTATAACAGAATTCGAAGATATGGACGGATATAAGTATAAAAGTTTAATGGTAGGAATTATTAAAGGACTTGGTTACAGTGAAAGTGACTTTAATAAAAAAATATCTACTTTATCCGGCGGACAAAAGATGAGAGTAGCTCTTGCAAAACTACTCGTTTCTTCTCCGGAAGTCTTGATACTCGATGAGCCTACAAATTATCTCGACACAAGCAGTATTACATGGCTGGAAAATTTTTTATCTTCAGTTAAATCCACAGTCATAGTTGTAAGTCACGACAGATATTTTTTAGATAGATTTACAAATAAAATAGTGGAAATAGAAAACAAAGAATGCTATATATATAGCGGGAATTATTCAGATTACATTTATAAGAAGAAACAAAGACTTATAAGCGAAGAACATGCCTATAAAAAACAACAGGCAGAAATTAAAAAACAAGAAGAAGTAATAAAGACATTAAAACAATTTAACAGAGAAAAAAGCGTAAAAAGAGCAAGAAGCAGAGAGAAAATGCTCGATAAAATAGAAAAAGTAGATAAACCATATACCTCAAAAAACTCTCACATAAGATTTAGATATACGCCAATGGTCAGTAAAAAAGCCATAACTGTAGAGGGGTTGAAATTTGGCTATACCGAAAATAAAAAGTTATTTAATGATTTTAATATCACAATAGGCAGTACAGACAGACTTGGGATTTGCGGCAGAAATGCAACGGGGAAATCGACCTTTTTAAAGCTGATTACGGGAATACTCAAAGAAAATAACGGACTTATAAAGAAAAATCCAAAATGCCAAGTATTATATTTCGAACAGGAACATAACGACTTAGACGGCAGTTTGACAATAATAGAAGAGCTGAGAAGATCAACCGGAGCAGATGACGGAGAAATAAGGAACATTTTGGGATGTATGATGTTCTCGGGAGACGATATAAATAAAAAGATTTCCACATTATCCGGCGGAGAGAAAAGCAGAGTAGCCATAGCAAAACTGATGATGAAAGAATCAAATGTTTTAATACTCGATGAACCCACAAATCACTTGGATATAGAAACAAAAGAAATATTGGAAGACGCGCTTCTATCTTATAACGGTGCAGTGATAAGCGTATCTCATGACAGATATTATCTAAATAAAATTTGTAACAGAATAATGTATTTGACGGGAAAAGACATCAAAGTATACGACGGAAATTATGATTATGCAATGGAAAAAGAAAGTATAATCAATACAAAAATAAAAGAAAAAACTTTAGAAGTAAAAAAAGAAGAGAATAAAGATAATAGAAATACTTCAAAGCTCAGCAACAATAAAAGAACAGCATATGAAAAAGAACTTAAAGATATAGAACTTTTAATGGATAAACTGGAAAGCGACAAAGAAGAAATTGCGGTAAAAATGAACGATCCCGACTTCTTCAGCAATGAAGGAAAAGTCGAAAAAGTATCTTTAAGATTAAATGATATCCAAAATCTACTCGAGGAAAAAGAACTAAGATGGCTTGAGATTACGGAAATACTCGAAAATGACAAAGAATAAAAAGAGCAGATTTCTGCTCTTTTTTATTTATAATTATTTAATTTTATATGCTATCATCTAAACCGTTGAATTAATTATTTATTTCCTTTTATCCAAAGGGATATATTCTGTCTTAGGCTGAACATTCATATAAGCAGGTCTTATGATTTTTCCCGCATTAATAAGTTCTTCAAGCCTATGAGCAGACCAGCCGGAAATTCTCGCTATTGCAAACAAAGGCGTGAACAATTCCTTTGGTATCCCAAGCATTTTATAAACAAATCCACTGTAAAAGTCAATATTTGCACAAATATCTTTGTATGTTTTAAATTTGCCTTTGATTATATCGGGAGCAAGTCTTTCGACTCTTTCATACAACTTAAATTCATCGGTAAGCCCTTTTTCTTCAGATAACCTTTCAACGAAATACTTAAATATAAGAGCTCTCGGATCGGAAGTAGAATAAATACCATGACCAACACCGTAGATAAGTCCCTGTTTATCGAAAGCTTTCTTGTCAAGTATCTTATTTAAATAAGAACTTACTTCCTCATCATCTTCCCAATCTTTTACATTAGCTTTTATTTCTTCAAACATATTTACTACCTTAACATTTGCACCGCCGTGTTTAGGTCCTTTAAGTGACGCTAAAGCCGCACCAACGGCAGAATATGTATCTGTTCCGGAAGATGAAACGACATGCATGGTAAATGACGAGTTATTACCTCCGCCATGCTCCGCATGAAGTACAAGTGCAAGGTCTAAAATCCTTGCTTCAAGAGTAGTATATTTAGAATCCGGTCTAAGCATATGGAGTATATTTTCGGCAGTTGATAACTCCGGTTTAGGTGGATGAATGTATAAGCTTTCACCTTGATGATAATGTATGCTTGATTGATAACCGTAAACAGCTATCATTGGGAATATGGATATAAGATGCATACACTGCCTCAACACATTTTGTATCGATATATCATCCGGATTTTCGTCATAAGAATATAATGTAAGGACGCTCCTTGCCATTGTATTCATTACATCTATACTGGGAGCCTTCATGATTATATCTCTTACAAAAGAAGGCGGCAATGATCTATATTTTGCAATCTGACTGGTAAAAGCCTCAAGTTCTTTTTTGTTTGGCTGTTTGCCTGCCAAAAGCAAATATGTAACTTCTTCAAAACCAAATCTGTTATCTTCCAAAAATCCGTCAACCAATGATTCGATAGGAATACCTCTATATCTTAAATATCCCTCGACCGAAACTTTTTTTCCGTCTACAATCTCACTTCCGCAAACATCGGAAATCTCCGTAAGCCCTGTTAATACACCTACACCGTTAACATCTCTAAGTCCTCTGTTTACATTGTGAATTGCATATAGATCTTTTTCTATATAACAATTATTCAAGCACGTCTTGCTTAAATCTTTGATTTCAGGTGTTATATCCGAAAAGTTGATTTCTGTATCTTTATGTTTCATTTACACCCTCCTTTGTTATTCTCTAAATTTAAATTTATTTATGTCTGTTGTTAAGTTTACTAAAAATATCCTCTATTTTTACTCCTCTGTCATTTAATAATACTAATAAGTGATATATCAAATCACTGGCTTCACATATGATTTCTTCTTTATCATCATTCTTCGCGGCAATTATAGTTTCCGCACTCTCTTCGCCTATTTTTTTGCAAATCTTATCGGTTCCTTCTATAAGTAAATACTGTGTATATGAACCTTCATATTTGGTAGGCATTTTTTCTAATTTCTTTATATCTTCTTTTCTTTGATTGATAGTATCCTGAAGCGTAAATAAAATTTGTGCACTCTCTTCTTTATCTGATTTTACTATATCGTTAAAGAAACAGCTTTCACTGCCGGTATGACAGGTAGGTCCCACAGGATCAGCATTAACAAGCAAAGTATCGTTATCACAGTCGGATTTTATGCTAACGACATTTAAAAAGTTCCCGCTTGTCTCACCTTTAAGCCACTGTGTCTTTCTACTCCTTGAATAAAAGTTTACCTTACCCGTCTTAAGAGTGTTATTATAAGCTTCTTCATTCATATATCCGAGCATCAATACTTTCCCCGTTTTATAATTCTGAACGATAACAGGCAGAAGTCCGCTATCATCAAGTTTAAAATCTTTAAAATCCATTTCACAACCTCATTTCTATACTATTATCTTTTAAATACTCTTTAAGCTCCATAATATCTATTTCCCCAAAATGAAATACACTGGCTGCCAAAGCAGCGTCTGCACCAGATTTTAATACCTCAAGAAAATGCTCCATTCTTCCTGCTCCGCCTGAGGCAATGATAGGAATGGATAAAATACTATTTAATTTTTCTATAAGTTCAAGGTCAAAACCATTTTTCACTCCGTCGGTATCTATGGAATTGATACAAATTTCTCCGGCGCCCAAATCTTCGCCTTTTTTAGCCCACTCAACAGCGTCTATATATGTATTTTCTCTTCCGCCTTTTACATAAACATCCCAGCTGTTTTTATCATTTCTCTTTGCATCTATAGATAAAACAACACACTGAGAACCAAATCTTTTGGCGCCGTCGGAAATTATACTTGGATTAGTAACGGCACTGGAATTGACGCTTACTTTATCCGCACCGGCAAGCAGTACTTTTCTAAAGTCTTCGACTGTTCTTATTCCGCCTCCGATAGTAAAAGGAATGGAGACTTCTTTTGCTATATCCTCTACGGTATGTATAAATATATCTCTTTCATCGCTTGAAGCGGTAATATCGTAAAATACCAGTTCGTCTGCACCCAGCTCGGAATATCTTTTACCTAATTTAACGGGGTCATCCACATCTTTTATATTCGCAAATTGTTTACCCTTTACCACTCTGCCGTGGTCAACATCAAGGCATGGTATAATTCTTTTTGCTAACATATTATATCCTCTACACTAAACTTATTTTCATATAAAGCTTTACCTACTATCACTCCGTAAGTATCATCTTCTTTTAATTTATTGATATCATCAAGTGAAGATACGCCGCCCGATACAACTATATTATGCTTCGTTGCTTTTTTAAGCTTTCTATACAATTCAAAGCTCGGCCCGCTAAGCATACCGTCCTTTTTAATATCAGTCACAACTATACCGGTAAGAGGCAAATCCTTTATTTTATCAAGATAATCCCAAATCAAAATCCCGCTGTTTTCACTCCAGCCTTTTATATAGACATATTCGTCTTTTACATCTAAAGACAGACTTATTTTATATGGGTACTTTTCAGACATTTCTTTTAGGAATGCAAAATCTTTGACTGCTTTTGTTCCTATAGATACTCTGTCCACACCTATATCAACATATTTCTTGATTTGTTCTTCTCCTCTTATACCGCCGCCGACTTCGATGAGCATATTTGTATCCGTGATAATCTTTTTTATAATATCGAAATTAGTAAGCTTCCCTATCAACGCAGCATCAAGGTCTACGATATGAAGATACTTTACACCTCTTTTTTCAAAATCCTCCGCTACGGTAAAAGGGTTATCAAAGTAAACGGTTTGTTTATCATAATCCCCCTGAGAAAGTCTTACACATTTATTGTCTCTTATATCTATTGCAGGAAATATTATCATATATTATTCTCCTAAGTAATTTAAAAGTAATTTTGTACCTGTTTTATCGCTTTTTTCCGGATGAAACTGCATTCCTATTACGTTTCCGTGTCTTACTACTGCCGGAACGTTATAATGGTATTCGCTGTAAGCAATCAAATCTTCATCATTCATCTTATCCGCATGGTAAGAATGAACAAAATATACATATTCGCCATTATTTACATCTTTTACGATATTGTCAGTTTGATTTATAATAAGCTCGTTCCACCCCATATGAGGAACTTTATAACTCTTTGGGATATCAAAGGGTACGACATCGCCTTTTATAAAACCAAGACCGTCATGTTCGCCCATTTCATAGCTTTTATCAAACAGAAGCTGCATTCCGAGACATATACCGAGAAGATATTTACCGTCCTTTACCCAATCGTTCAAGAATGAAATAAGATTATTTTCTCTAAGCCCCTTCATCCCGTCTTCAAAAGCGCCTACTCCGGGTATAATCAGCTTTTCACAGTTTTTTAAAACTTCTGTATCATTAGTGATTACACTTTCATAACCAAGCCTGCTTAAAGTGTTATATACATTTCTGAGGTTACCCGCACCGTAATCGATTATTCCTATCATAATACACCTTTGCTTGAAGGGATATCATCACCGACAATTGCAGTTGCCTCTCTTAAAGCTCTTGCCAAAGCTTTAAAAATAGCTTCACACATATGATGATTATTTCCCTTGTCCAGTACTTTGATATTTAAATTGATACCCGCATTTATACAAAATGCATATAAAAAGTCTTCAAGTATTTCTGTCTCAAAATCACCTATTCTTTCGACCGTAAATGGATTTTCATAAACAAGATAGCCTCTTCCGCTCACATCCACACATACTCTTGCCAAGACTTCATCCATAGGAACAAAGAAGGTCGAATACCTGTTGATGCCTCTCTTATCCGAAATCGCTTCTTTAAAACATTTCCCAAGAACAATCCCAATATCCTCTACGGTATGATGATTATCAACTTCAAAGTCACCTTTTGCTTTAATATCAATATCGAATTTAGAGTGACTTGCAAGTAAATCTATCATAT
The DNA window shown above is from Anaerofustis stercorihominis DSM 17244 and carries:
- a CDS encoding LCP family protein, translated to MKQNKAIKPKKTLKRTKKKTKGLSNQGKKNIIVVILALAIILTSSGLGFAKTLGYDILNENPMQSAKYTRFSDKTKLNNSEKLADTMNILIFGIDKNESRSKKETIFRPDTIMLASINTNKKTIKLVSVPRDSRVNIYNTSGRDKVNSCFYYASLGLSESEKQDQTKMFNTGVTYLENTVSDVLGGVQIDYYLGIDMDALPKIADVMGGVTIDVHQNLYAKNGHDYSSIKIKEGKQKLNGEQLLYYSRYRAYPDGDIGRVAIQQKIMKAIFNEFKRQKSFSKIPQIYNLVQDMVETDLKFAQIASLGFSFKDFNIDDLQTFTLPGNFGNLGGVSYWIVNQPERVTFIKDLFNIDAEQLSQDPRSDK
- a CDS encoding ABC-F family ATP-binding cassette domain-containing protein gives rise to the protein MQININSLNKSFGSEHLFTINSLMINDKDKVGIVGRNGAGKTTLLNIIMGLDEDYTGHLSKIDKDKIGFLRQDLNLNLDNNIYNEVLLGAEKYTKKEEEIENISMLIDFEKDKEKLNKLNEQYHELITEFEDMDGYKYKSLMVGIIKGLGYSESDFNKKISTLSGGQKMRVALAKLLVSSPEVLILDEPTNYLDTSSITWLENFLSSVKSTVIVVSHDRYFLDRFTNKIVEIENKECYIYSGNYSDYIYKKKQRLISEEHAYKKQQAEIKKQEEVIKTLKQFNREKSVKRARSREKMLDKIEKVDKPYTSKNSHIRFRYTPMVSKKAITVEGLKFGYTENKKLFNDFNITIGSTDRLGICGRNATGKSTFLKLITGILKENNGLIKKNPKCQVLYFEQEHNDLDGSLTIIEELRRSTGADDGEIRNILGCMMFSGDDINKKISTLSGGEKSRVAIAKLMMKESNVLILDEPTNHLDIETKEILEDALLSYNGAVISVSHDRYYLNKICNRIMYLTGKDIKVYDGNYDYAMEKESIINTKIKEKTLEVKKEENKDNRNTSKLSNNKRTAYEKELKDIELLMDKLESDKEEIAVKMNDPDFFSNEGKVEKVSLRLNDIQNLLEEKELRWLEITEILENDKE
- a CDS encoding citrate/2-methylcitrate synthase; amino-acid sequence: MKHKDTEINFSDITPEIKDLSKTCLNNCYIEKDLYAIHNVNRGLRDVNGVGVLTGLTEISDVCGSEIVDGKKVSVEGYLRYRGIPIESLVDGFLEDNRFGFEEVTYLLLAGKQPNKKELEAFTSQIAKYRSLPPSFVRDIIMKAPSIDVMNTMARSVLTLYSYDENPDDISIQNVLRQCMHLISIFPMIAVYGYQSSIHYHQGESLYIHPPKPELSTAENILHMLRPDSKYTTLEARILDLALVLHAEHGGGNNSSFTMHVVSSSGTDTYSAVGAALASLKGPKHGGANVKVVNMFEEIKANVKDWEDDEEVSSYLNKILDKKAFDKQGLIYGVGHGIYSTSDPRALIFKYFVERLSEEKGLTDEFKLYERVERLAPDIIKGKFKTYKDICANIDFYSGFVYKMLGIPKELFTPLFAIARISGWSAHRLEELINAGKIIRPAYMNVQPKTEYIPLDKRK
- the hisIE gene encoding bifunctional phosphoribosyl-AMP cyclohydrolase/phosphoribosyl-ATP diphosphatase HisIE; translated protein: MDFKDFKLDDSGLLPVIVQNYKTGKVLMLGYMNEEAYNNTLKTGKVNFYSRSRKTQWLKGETSGNFLNVVSIKSDCDNDTLLVNADPVGPTCHTGSESCFFNDIVKSDKEESAQILFTLQDTINQRKEDIKKLEKMPTKYEGSYTQYLLIEGTDKICKKIGEESAETIIAAKNDDKEEIICEASDLIYHLLVLLNDRGVKIEDIFSKLNNRHK
- the hisF gene encoding imidazole glycerol phosphate synthase subunit HisF, which codes for MLAKRIIPCLDVDHGRVVKGKQFANIKDVDDPVKLGKRYSELGADELVFYDITASSDERDIFIHTVEDIAKEVSIPFTIGGGIRTVEDFRKVLLAGADKVSVNSSAVTNPSIISDGAKRFGSQCVVLSIDAKRNDKNSWDVYVKGGRENTYIDAVEWAKKGEDLGAGEICINSIDTDGVKNGFDLELIEKLNSILSIPIIASGGAGRMEHFLEVLKSGADAALAASVFHFGEIDIMELKEYLKDNSIEMRL
- the hisA gene encoding 1-(5-phosphoribosyl)-5-[(5-phosphoribosylamino)methylideneamino]imidazole-4-carboxamide isomerase: MIIFPAIDIRDNKCVRLSQGDYDKQTVYFDNPFTVAEDFEKRGVKYLHIVDLDAALIGKLTNFDIIKKIITDTNMLIEVGGGIRGEEQIKKYVDIGVDRVSIGTKAVKDFAFLKEMSEKYPYKISLSLDVKDEYVYIKGWSENSGILIWDYLDKIKDLPLTGIVVTDIKKDGMLSGPSFELYRKLKKATKHNIVVSGGVSSLDDINKLKEDDTYGVIVGKALYENKFSVEDIIC
- the hisH gene encoding imidazole glycerol phosphate synthase subunit HisH, whose product is MIGIIDYGAGNLRNVYNTLSRLGYESVITNDTEVLKNCEKLIIPGVGAFEDGMKGLRENNLISFLNDWVKDGKYLLGICLGMQLLFDKSYEMGEHDGLGFIKGDVVPFDIPKSYKVPHMGWNELIINQTDNIVKDVNNGEYVYFVHSYHADKMNDEDLIAYSEYHYNVPAVVRHGNVIGMQFHPEKSDKTGTKLLLNYLGE
- the hisB gene encoding imidazoleglycerol-phosphate dehydratase HisB, whose translation is MRSSFEHRVTKETDIEVNLNLDGSGVVYSDTGVGFFNHMIDLLASHSKFDIDIKAKGDFEVDNHHTVEDIGIVLGKCFKEAISDKRGINRYSTFFVPMDEVLARVCVDVSGRGYLVYENPFTVERIGDFETEILEDFLYAFCINAGINLNIKVLDKGNNHHMCEAIFKALARALREATAIVGDDIPSSKGVL